A DNA window from Trueperaceae bacterium contains the following coding sequences:
- a CDS encoding RNHCP domain-containing protein produces MKRFTTKGRNEGFVCANCGKDVPPLCNGSYRNHCPYCLYSLHVDNMPGDRLSTCNGLLVPVCVEYNGKKGWVIVSQCDRCDHSGRNVAALDDPRCPDDYEVILELASTRP; encoded by the coding sequence GTGAAGCGTTTCACCACAAAAGGCCGGAATGAAGGGTTTGTTTGTGCAAACTGTGGTAAGGATGTACCGCCCCTTTGTAATGGTAGTTACAGGAATCATTGCCCCTATTGCTTGTACTCGCTTCACGTAGATAACATGCCGGGTGACCGTCTTAGTACCTGCAATGGCCTACTTGTACCGGTATGTGTTGAATATAATGGGAAAAAGGGTTGGGTAATTGTTAGCCAGTGTGACCGTTGTGATCATTCGGGAAGGAATGTCGCGGCACTCGACGATCCACGATGTCCAGATGATTATGAGGTAATACTTGAGTTAGCGAGTACCCGACCGTGA